The window CTTTGTCAAGTTCCATATCGCTTGAGTCACCACGGTTATCTTCGCCAATAGGTGTGTGAGCCAGCTCAGCGGATTTGGCACATGGCAAATCCAGGACGGTATTGGTCGACGGCATGGAGTGGTGAATCTCCGTCTCCGGTGTTTTGCGCTGCAtatgaaagagaagaatCGGCGGGACTGTCTGAGGACTGTAACGCGTCTTACGGGCCATTTCAACTAGTTCTGGAGGAAGCTTGGTTAGGTAGATGCAAGCCTTCTGATCCTTCCTGCACAGGCTGCAAGGTACGTCTTCATCACACTAACATGTTGAGTTAGAATAAATTCTATCATGCTACAATAAAGGTCAGTCACTCACCTTTTGCCTCCTGTAACGGCAGTGCGTACAAGCCTCGTATGCTCTTTTCTTTCGCTCGCATTTCTCCTTCTCAGATTTGGATTTTTGAAGATATTTGattcctttcctttttggCGGCTCCGCTTTACTTTCCGCTTTGACCCTTTCTGTCTTACTGGCTGGCTTGATAGTTTGTATTCGACACTTAGAACCACGAGGCCGacctcgtcctcttcttggCTTCACCATGGGACTTTCATCATAGTGCATGGGAGGCTGGTAGTTGCTTAAGACAGATGTAGGTTCCAAGTCATGAGTTGGGTCGGGTGGCCGGTCTTCCGCTGTTGAGGGCGTCAGAGTTGGACCAAGATCGAGGGCCTGGTGGGGGTCTGAGAGTTTGAACATTGACAGCTTCAACTCCACTGACTGCAAAGGAGGAGAGCGCGACAGAAGGCTTTGATGTAGAAAAGGATCAGGACCGCCAAAACCACAGAAAGTCGCATCGTGAGAGGAGAACGACATGGTTGTTCAGCGAGAAAGATACAGCTCTATGCCGATATTAATCATCCCAAATTGGACGGAGGCTACTGGAGCATGATTGAACGATAGAAATTGTCGGTTACTTACAAAGGATAGACTATCTTTGTCGATTAAGTCCGTCAATCGCACTGCGTTTGATCGGTATCTGGCCCGCCTATAACCGACTGGATGATGCAATTGCGAGTTGTAGAAGCAGTATTAGCTATCTATTGTTATAGCTTTATAGGTAGAGATACAAATGACAACAGCAATCTGTTTTCTTCAAGCTACTAGAGCCCAAGAGGAATGAGAACTCATGCAGGGGCAGACGAGCAGAGAATGAGACGATAGACATCATCTTATATTGGCCGTCGTTAGTACATTCAACGAAGATGTCATCTATCCTCCATCATCCTGGCATCGCACTTCTTACGCTACTGGCCACGTTTAAGCCAAGATCATCAAAATAGTCCCATTCTATACGATTTATCTTGTATCTAGGGCCGGATAGCCAAACAAGAGTGTCGAGCCTAAAGATGAACATCACTGATGTCCTCCTGTTCGGAATTTTAAAAAAAGCCCTTCCCGTGTGTTAAGGTTTGCTCTCACGCCGGAAAGACTTACGTACTTAACCGCTGATTGTCCGTCGTAACTCTCCTTGGGTGTAGGATGATAGGCACCATGCGTCATATCACCTCGTCAGGCAGAAGTCATAACAAGAAGCAGAAGTCCTGTCTCATGGCAGCTCAACAGAGGTACGAGTTcgggaagaagaaaaagagaaacGTTGTATACGTTGTCCAAAGTTTGGAGCTGTTTACGAACTTTACGTAGCAAAGCCAGACGACAAAGTCGTTGTCAAAATTTCTATATCTGTCTGCGCTGTTTAGGCTATTTGGCCCTCTGCATTATGTCTCCTCTCACAAGTACCAGAATGCAGAATATAATTCCTTATGATTATTTTGTCCAACAGTGGCCATTAGGGCTTCCCAAGAGGTATCAACATCTGACTACGTCTATCTATCTGTTGAGCTTGTCTAGTCCAGAAGCCTTGTTAAAGTGTGCAGCAACCTGTATCATCATGATGTGCGCGCGAAAAGTAAGAGAAACTACGTACAGGAGGAGGATTTGGACGGAGAGGTAAATACTACCTATTACTAATAGTATGATAATGGAACCTACTGCTCTTCATCTTAATTACCGATGTTACAGCGACATAGAAGGACAGCCACTTCTTCTCAAATGACGTTCAAAGGTTTTCTTTTGGTATTGGTATGTAGTATATAGACCGAACTGTGGATAGATGAACAGCTCTCCacattttttttttagGTAAGCATCTTTCCGCTGTGGCCCAAGCCGTTATCCCGAGTCGTGAGAACCGCAACTCCTTAATCAATCTTTCATCGTCATGCTTCTTCAACCTTACTTTGTTCTTTCCGCTTTTCCCACCTCTGATCGCGTCAATCCACGTGGTTTTCGCATGAGGCGGATATGGCCGATTGTTGTTCTTACACTTCGTGGCTTGTCGCTGTCTtccagaagaagagcgCGTACTTACCGTACGTCCGTCACAGTATTACTTATCCATTCTTTTCAAGTTAAAGTCGTTCAAACATCTCTGGAGTACGGAATAAAATAGGAAGGCATTACCTGTCTGGGCGAATAGCTATCCCTCATCAAAACTCTCATGCCACCCAGACCGTCACCTTCTGGTCCAAGCACCATCGAGCCTGCAAATCTCTCTCACTTTGCCATCTTCAATCCTAATCTTGATACTCCAGCGCCAGtaagaaaggaaggagaagacagaaataaagatgatgaggatgatcAGAAAGAGGCTGCCCAAATCCTGTTCTACACGTCTAGAGAGGCAGGAGGAATTAGTCGGGATAAAATGCTGAGACAAGTTGGATTGGCCAAGGGGCTTATGGGATTTGCGGAGTAAGCGACTCTCTAAAGGGAAGGAGACATGAGCTGACTCTTTGCAAAGTATGCTGACGAGTGACGATACGAAGTTCTGGGCAATTCACTCTCATAAGTCGAGGTTGATTGTGTATACACCTGAATCAGGCTTTTATATCTATTCTGTGAGTACGCATCTAATCGGTAGCGCTGACAAGGTAAGTGTATTACTTTGGCGCACAATACATACACGAAGGATCCAGTGCCTTCATCTCAAGGCATCTCTGATTTGATGCTCGTTTCCGCTCTTGGGCGAGGTTACGAAGATTTCCGAGTAGGTCTGATGCCTCTTATCAGATTGCCGAGCCAAAGCTAAGTAGTATCTAGTTTTTGCATGGGCCATTGTCCAGTCATACGCCTCTGACATCAGCTGGCTCATCCTCGATTGACAAATACTTCACGCGTTTCGCCTTCAACTTCGAGTCTGCCTGCCTGTCCTCTCCTTCACTCTCCCAATGGATCGGTGGtttccctcctccttccaACAACACCATTGACCAGCTGTTACAGTATTTCAAAGGCTCAAATGGAATCAATTCAGATATCTACGTTGTGGGCAAAGATGGGGCCCTGGCTATCGGGAATGAGAGTACCCCGGATCCGGCTTTGCTTCGGTACCTAGTCCATCTCGTTCAAGCATCTCTCCCACAATCAGTTCCTCCTATCAATGTCACCGCGGCTACGAAACAGGAGCGTAGCCGTCCCCTTGGTTTGAGCCTACTTGGACTGGGAACAAtgagaaaaaagaaggacGAGACCCGTAAAGCCAGCTGGGTCACCTTGGGTGGATGGACCCCCGATTTGCGACTAGTTGGTGTTTCGAATCCTGGATCAGCAAAGCAGGAGACATCGACAACTTTTGAGCAGGTAAATATTGAGGATGACAAGAAGCCTTCGAATGGCAGTGGGTCTACTGCTGAAAAGAAGGATAGCTGGGCTTTCGGCTGGGGTGCGATAGGCGATGCTGTGGAAAGTGTCGGGACAGTCCTTGGTTTAAGAGGTGCACAGCCTGTCAAAGCTCCTGCTGCTACTTCTGGGCCGATCCAGGGGGCTAGTGAGGCCGTTGTTTCCTCTACGCTTGAGGATAACGTTGTGCCTCGACATCCCTCTGATGCTTCTATACAtaaggaagatgatggcCTGGAAACTAAGAGGATTCTATCGGAAGTAGATATCCCAGGGATCCAAAGCCCTTCTCATACCATAGATTCCAATAATTCAAAAGATCAAGTAGCGACCGCAGCACCAAATATCTGCCTCAGCTCCCCAAACCTGGATGAACATGCGACTTCCCAGGTCACAACAAATGAGAATGTCCAGCCGTCAAATGT of the Cryptococcus gattii WM276 chromosome H, complete sequence genome contains:
- a CDS encoding uncharacterized protein (Similar to SGTC gene model, INSD accession EAL19402.1), whose product is MSFSSHDATFCGFGGPDPFLHQSLLSRSPPLQSVELKLSMFKLSDPHQALDLGPTLTPSTAEDRPPDPTHDLEPTSVLSNYQPPMHYDESPMVKPRRGRGRPRGSKCRIQTIKPASKTERVKAESKAEPPKRKGIKYLQKSKSEKEKCERKKRAYEACTHCRYRRQKCDEDVPCSLCRKDQKACIYLTKLPPELVEMARKTRYSPQTVPPILLFHMQRKTPETEIHHSMPSTNTVLDLPCAKSAELAHTPIGEDNRGDSSDMELDKAAVSRPIRRSFSEYSGSEPELMTPAAPPRMQLSTAAPFLDHSSPQLWETNCIFETQVQEPVTEPIAPPTRSGPLYEFNPGVSSGSIMELFSDGPQALSVAVNEFEWCTEPSQASAMDSGFNLDTDMGTSYDDVFDLSVCWEGE
- a CDS encoding Hypothetical Protein (Similar to TIGR gene model, INSD accession AAW45649.1) codes for the protein MPPRPSPSGPSTIEPANLSHFAIFNPNLDTPAPVRKEGEDRNKDDEDDQKEAAQILFYTSREAGGISRDKMLRQVGLAKGLMGFADMLTSDDTKFWAIHSHKSRLIVYTPESGFYIYSCITLAHNTYTKDPVPSSQGISDLMLVSALGRGYEDFRFLHGPLSSHTPLTSAGSSSIDKYFTRFAFNFESACLSSPSLSQWIGGFPPPSNNTIDQLLQYFKGSNGINSDIYVVGKDGALAIGNESTPDPALLRYLVHLVQASLPQSVPPINVTAATKQERSRPLGLSLLGLGTMRKKKDETRKASWVTLGGWTPDLRLVGVSNPGSAKQETSTTFEQVNIEDDKKPSNGSGSTAEKKDSWAFGWGAIGDAVESVGTVLGLRGAQPVKAPAATSGPIQGASEAVVSSTLEDNVVPRHPSDASIHKEDDGLETKRILSEVDIPGIQSPSHTIDSNNSKDQVATAAPNICLSSPNLDEHATSQVTTNENVQPSNVSIPELEDAAEPDVEIDWDNRAAWIVCADGVLERRKICWIIRDSILIAIILPGESTPPFPLPSAKSILSLVADITRVTSATDTTASDRKQDEKQDEGAWIYKFGGDSIASTGKMDVVEEQALIDLRGILKSTPSVSEVFAKTSSSHFVLAKQKIEKELYAVCETKEVSLTDAEHSLRKLLRSHPEIKM